In Humulus lupulus chromosome 7, drHumLupu1.1, whole genome shotgun sequence, the following are encoded in one genomic region:
- the LOC133791411 gene encoding vegetative cell wall protein gp1-like, translating to MLYSGRPISPNCCNAIADIYYNSDCGFYKPYTNFFLQGNYYCSRHYYFYNFPRHPQYPPPYYFPPCPHYPPSPLPHPSPPTLPPPHPSPSPPTPPSSHPTPTTPPSPPPPSHPHPSPPTPPSSHPTPTAPPSPPPPSHHHPSPPTPPSSHPTPTTPPSSRPTPTPPPSPTTPPSSHPPPTTSPSPPTPTPPSSHPNPTTPPSPTTPPPSKSNCSEIMQRLNPCINEMIAYNNRGSGQISSICCDIILQASDSCNTANGSYSWSVSISGPALDYCRNHH from the coding sequence ATGCTATACAGTGGCAGACCGATCTCTCCCAATTGCTGTAATGCAATTGCCGACATCTACTACAACAGTGATTGTGGTTTTTATAAGCCATACACTAATTTCTTTCTACAGGGTAATTATTATTGTTCTCGCCATtactatttttataattttcCACGCCATCCTCAATATCCTCCTCCTTATTATTTTCCACCTTGCCCTCATTACCCGCCCTCTCCTCTTCCTCATCCTTCTCCTCCTACCCTGCCACCCCCTCatccttctccttctcctcctACACCGCCGTCTTCTCATCCTACTCCCACAACGCCGCCTTCTCCTCCACCCCCTTCCCATCCTCATCCTTCTCCTCCTACACCGCCCTCCTCTCATCCTACTCCCACAGCGCCGCCTTCTCCTCCACCCCCTTCCCATCATCATCCTTCTCCTCCTACACCGCCATCTTCTCATCCTACTCCTACAACACCGCCCTCTTCTCGTCCTACTCCCACACCACCGCCTTCTCCTACTACCCCGCCCTCTTCTCATCCACCTCCCACAACGTCGCCTTCTCCTCCTACACCTACACCGCCGTCTTCTCATCCTAATCCTACAACACCGCCTTCTCCTACTACACCGCCGCCAAGTAAGAGTAACTGTAGTGAGATAATGCAACGTCTTAATCCATGCATTAACGAGATGATAGCGTACAATAATCGAGGGTCCGGTCAAATAAGCTCGATATGTTGCGACATTATTTTGCAGGCTTCTGATTCATGCAACACTGCTAATGGTTCGTATTCATGGTCCGTCTCCATTTCTGGACCTGCCTTGGATTACTGCAGGAATCATCACTAG
- the LOC133790770 gene encoding uncharacterized protein LOC133790770 codes for MVSKTEQTQLERLENQVDNGGGGAWEYLCLVRKLKVRRSEKVLKHGLSILNDHRKRSSLGSEEWTLYEQVAVAAMDCQCLDVAKECITALRKRFPESKRVGKLEAMLLEAKGSWAEAEKAYSSLLEDNPLDQVILKRKVAMAKAQGDISGAIDCLNKYLETFMADHDAWRDLAEIYVSLQMYKQAAFCYEELILSQPTVPLHHLAYADVLYTLGGLENLQAAKKYYASTIDLTGGKSTRALFGVCLCSSAIGQLAKGRNKEDKESELQSLAAAALEKDYKQRAPATLSLITTALKNLKVSS; via the exons ATGGTGAGCAAAACAGAGCAGACCCAGTTGGAAAGGCTCGAGAATCAGGTCGATAATGGTGGCGGAGGAGCTTGGGAGTATCTCTGTTTGGTCAGAAAACTCAAGGTTCGGCGTTCCGAGAAGGTTTTAAAGCATGGCTTGTCGATCTTGAACGACCACAGGAAGCGATCCAGTCTCGGTTCCGAAG AATGGACTCTATACGAGCAAGTAGCAGTTGCAGCTATGGATTGCCAATGTCTTGATGTTGCAAAG GAGTGCATAACAGCTTTGCGGAAGAGATTTCCAGAGAGTAAAAGGGTTG GTAAGCTAGAGGCTATGCTGCTTGAAGCAAAAGGCTCCTGGGCAGAAGCAGAAAAGGCTTACTCAAGCCTTTTAGAGGATAATCCCCTTGATCAA GTAATCCTCAAGAGGAAAGTAGCCATGGCAAAGGCACAAGGCGATATTTCAGGGGCAATTGATTGTCTAAATAAATACCTTGAAAC ATTTATGGCTGATCATGATGCCTGGAGAGACCTGGCTGAAATCTACGTTTCTCTTCAAAT GTACAAGCAAGCTGCATTCTGCTATGAAGAGCTAATATTATCACAACCTACTGTTCCTTTACATCACTTAGCCTATGCTGAC GTACTTTACACACTTGGCGGACTAGAAAATCTACAGGCAGCAAAGAAATACTATGCATCCACTATTGACTTGACTGGAGGCAAAAGTACTAGAGCGCTTTTTGGTGTTTGTTTG TGTTCTTCTGCCATTGGGCAGCTGGCAAAGGGTCGGAACAAGGAAGACAAAGAGAGTGAGCTACAATCTCTGGCAGCAGCAGCCTTGGAGAAGGACTACAAACAAAGAGCACCTGCAACACTTTCCTTGATTACGACTGCCttaaaaaacttaaaagtttCATCATAA